The following are from one region of the Thermococcus cleftensis genome:
- a CDS encoding 2-oxoacid:ferredoxin oxidoreductase subunit beta — MYLKSAYDIRDKYLRKDMLPTIFCPGCGIGSALQYTLRAIDDLGLNPDEIVWVSGIGCSSRVPGFVNFDGLHTTHGRALAFATGIKLANPNLKIIAFMGDGDAAAIGGNHFIHAIRRNLDVTVILINNFTYGMTGGQVAPTALKGLRGTTAPYGQFENPFDIADLAVSAGANYVARWSVFNYLQGINSIKKALSKEGFTLVEFLSPCPISFGRRNRMKTAPELLRWYQKITVPLAKAKKMPPEELEGKIVIGEFVDRDRPGLVREYEAYKRRAKKMMGWEE; from the coding sequence ATGTACCTGAAGTCCGCTTACGATATTCGAGACAAGTACCTGAGGAAGGACATGCTCCCGACGATATTCTGCCCAGGCTGTGGAATAGGTTCGGCCCTGCAGTACACGCTTCGCGCGATAGACGACCTCGGCCTCAACCCGGACGAGATAGTCTGGGTCAGTGGAATCGGCTGTTCCTCCCGTGTTCCGGGCTTCGTCAACTTCGACGGCCTCCACACGACCCACGGCAGGGCTCTGGCCTTTGCGACTGGCATAAAGCTCGCCAACCCGAACCTTAAGATAATAGCCTTCATGGGTGACGGTGACGCGGCAGCTATCGGAGGAAACCACTTCATCCACGCTATAAGGAGAAACCTCGACGTCACGGTGATACTCATCAACAACTTCACCTACGGAATGACCGGCGGCCAGGTCGCGCCGACCGCCCTTAAGGGCCTGCGCGGAACGACCGCTCCCTACGGCCAGTTCGAGAACCCCTTCGACATAGCTGACCTCGCTGTATCCGCCGGAGCCAACTACGTGGCCAGGTGGAGCGTCTTCAACTACCTCCAGGGAATCAACAGCATAAAGAAGGCCCTGAGCAAGGAGGGCTTCACGCTGGTAGAGTTCCTCTCTCCGTGCCCGATAAGCTTCGGAAGGAGGAACAGAATGAAGACGGCTCCAGAGCTTCTCCGCTGGTACCAGAAGATAACCGTCCCGCTGGCGAAGGCGAAGAAGATGCCGCCGGAGGAGCTTGAGGGCAAGATAGTCATCGGCGAGTTCGTGGACAGGGACAGGCCCGGTCTCGTGAGGGAGTACGAGGCGTACAAGAGGCGCGCCAAGAAGATGAT
- a CDS encoding 2-oxoacid:acceptor oxidoreductase subunit alpha, producing MRYPFPVGKSDFIQGDEAIARAAILAGCRFYAGYPITPASEIFEAMALYMPLVDGVSIQMEDEIASIAAIIGASWAGAKAMTATSGPGFSLMQENIGYAVMTETPIVVVDVQRGGPSTGQPTLAAQGDIMQAIWGTHGDHSLIVLSPSTVQEAFDLTIRAFNLAEKYRTPVVLLTDAEIAHMRERVYIPRPEEIELVERKLPANEEEAKFPFGDLHGDGVPPMPIFGKGYKTYVTGLTHDERGRPRTVEAEVHERLIRRIIGKIENNKHDIITYNTFELDDAEIAIISTGIVSRSGVRAVKILREKGIKAGLLKLNTIWPFDFDMIEELAERVRKIYVPEMNLGQLYHLVKEGANGKAEVELIPKIGGEVHTPMEIVERVVG from the coding sequence ATGAGATACCCGTTTCCGGTCGGTAAGAGCGATTTCATTCAGGGCGACGAGGCCATAGCCAGGGCAGCTATCCTCGCTGGTTGCCGCTTCTACGCAGGCTACCCGATTACACCCGCCAGCGAGATTTTCGAGGCGATGGCCCTCTACATGCCGCTGGTGGACGGCGTGAGCATACAGATGGAGGACGAGATAGCGAGCATAGCCGCGATAATAGGCGCCTCCTGGGCAGGGGCGAAGGCGATGACGGCAACGAGTGGCCCGGGGTTCTCGCTGATGCAGGAGAACATTGGCTACGCGGTAATGACCGAAACCCCGATAGTTGTAGTCGATGTCCAGCGCGGGGGGCCAAGCACGGGCCAGCCAACGCTTGCAGCCCAGGGAGACATAATGCAGGCCATATGGGGAACGCACGGCGACCACTCGCTCATCGTTCTGAGCCCATCGACCGTTCAGGAGGCCTTTGACCTAACGATAAGGGCCTTCAACCTGGCGGAGAAGTACAGAACGCCGGTCGTTCTGCTCACAGATGCGGAGATAGCCCACATGCGCGAGCGCGTTTACATCCCAAGACCGGAGGAGATAGAGCTGGTCGAGAGGAAGCTTCCTGCGAATGAGGAGGAGGCGAAGTTCCCGTTCGGTGACCTCCACGGCGATGGCGTTCCGCCTATGCCCATATTCGGGAAGGGTTACAAGACCTACGTCACCGGCTTGACCCACGACGAGCGCGGAAGGCCTAGGACTGTTGAGGCGGAGGTCCACGAGAGGCTCATAAGGAGGATCATCGGAAAGATAGAGAACAACAAGCACGATATCATAACCTACAACACTTTCGAGCTGGACGATGCAGAGATAGCGATAATAAGCACGGGCATCGTTTCCCGGTCCGGCGTGAGGGCGGTTAAGATTCTCCGCGAGAAGGGAATCAAGGCGGGCCTGCTGAAGCTCAACACGATATGGCCCTTCGACTTCGACATGATAGAGGAGCTTGCCGAGCGCGTGAGGAAGATATACGTCCCGGAGATGAACCTCGGACAGCTCTACCACCTCGTCAAAGAGGGCGCCAACGGGAAGGCGGAGGTTGAGCTCATACCCAAGATAGGCGGCGAGGTTCACACTCCGATGGAGATAGTCGAGAGGGTGGTGGGCTGA
- a CDS encoding 2-oxoacid:ferredoxin oxidoreductase subunit gamma → MQIRFAGIGGQGVVLAGVILGEAAAIEGLNVLQTQDYSSASRGGHSIADVIISKEPIYDVMVTRADVLVALHQLGYDTVKDSLRKDGLLIIETDLVRPDRDYVGAPFTRLAEETTGLALTVNMVALGYLVAKTGVVKKESVEEAIKRRVPKGTEEINIKAFRVGYEEGSK, encoded by the coding sequence ATGCAGATTAGGTTCGCTGGCATAGGAGGCCAGGGTGTTGTGCTCGCCGGCGTCATACTCGGTGAAGCTGCTGCGATAGAGGGCCTCAATGTCCTCCAGACCCAGGACTACAGCTCGGCCTCGCGCGGCGGCCACTCAATTGCCGACGTCATAATCTCGAAGGAGCCTATCTACGACGTCATGGTAACGAGGGCCGACGTCTTGGTTGCCCTCCACCAGCTCGGCTACGACACGGTCAAGGACTCGCTCAGGAAGGACGGTCTCCTGATCATCGAAACCGATCTCGTCAGGCCGGATAGGGACTACGTAGGTGCACCCTTCACGAGGCTCGCCGAGGAAACGACCGGGCTGGCCCTGACGGTCAACATGGTTGCCCTCGGCTACCTCGTTGCGAAAACAGGCGTCGTGAAGAAAGAGAGCGTTGAGGAAGCTATTAAGAGGCGCGTTCCGAAGGGGACGGAAGAGATAAACATCAAGGCCTTCAGGGTTGGTTATGAGGAGGGATCGAAATGA
- a CDS encoding 2-oxoacid:ferredoxin oxidoreductase subunit beta: MPEIYSRYPMVKYLRKEALPTALCPGCGGGTVLNAFANAIDQLKLDPRDLVVVSGIGCSAWIASPYFLADTLHTTHGRAIAFATGVKVGLPDKKVVVISGDGDLASIGGNHLLHAARRNIDITVILVNNFIYGMTGGQVAPTTPFGAKTTTTPYRNIEHPLKISETIAAAGASYVARWTTAHVYQLIESIKKALTVKGFSLVEVISQCPVQFGRRNKMKEPAEMLRWFLKNSVPVSKARNMSEEELEGKFIIGELVNRKRPEFTEELNKLIDEVQEHFGLKEV; encoded by the coding sequence ATGCCCGAGATTTACTCCCGCTACCCGATGGTTAAATACCTCAGGAAGGAGGCCCTTCCCACCGCTCTTTGTCCCGGTTGCGGCGGTGGAACCGTTCTCAACGCCTTTGCAAACGCGATAGACCAGCTCAAGCTCGACCCGAGGGACCTGGTCGTCGTCAGTGGCATAGGCTGCTCCGCCTGGATAGCCTCTCCCTACTTCTTGGCTGACACCCTCCACACGACCCACGGGAGGGCGATAGCCTTCGCGACCGGCGTCAAGGTCGGTTTGCCGGACAAAAAGGTCGTCGTCATAAGCGGCGACGGCGATCTGGCGAGCATAGGCGGGAACCACCTTCTGCATGCAGCGAGGAGGAACATAGACATAACGGTAATCCTCGTCAACAACTTCATCTACGGAATGACCGGCGGACAGGTGGCTCCAACGACGCCCTTTGGAGCCAAGACAACGACAACCCCCTACAGGAACATAGAGCACCCGCTGAAGATTTCGGAGACGATAGCGGCAGCCGGGGCCAGCTACGTCGCCAGATGGACCACCGCCCACGTCTACCAGCTCATTGAGAGCATAAAGAAGGCTCTAACGGTTAAGGGCTTCTCGCTCGTCGAAGTCATCTCGCAGTGCCCCGTCCAGTTCGGAAGGAGAAACAAGATGAAAGAGCCAGCCGAGATGCTCCGCTGGTTCCTGAAGAACTCGGTTCCGGTTAGCAAGGCCAGAAACATGAGCGAAGAGGAGCTGGAGGGCAAGTTCATCATAGGAGAGCTAGTGAACAGAAAGAGGCCCGAGTTCACGGAGGAGCTCAACAAGCTGATAGACGAGGTGCAGGAGCACTTCGGGCTCAAGGAGGTGTGA
- a CDS encoding 2-oxoacid:acceptor oxidoreductase subunit alpha, with the protein MIIRGDEPEQVRLLRKLYKPGNYFMQGNEAVAYGALFAGCRFYAGYPITPSSEIAETMARELPKLHGYYLQMEDEIASIAAMIGASWTGFKVMTATAGPGFSLMQENLGYAVMTETPLVLVDVQRSGPSTGQATKGAQGDFFQARWGTHGDHPIVALSPTSGQDAFWETIRAFNIAERLRTPVVVLFDGILAHTRELVKIPDVDDVEITYRKLPANEEEARLPFGDPHGDGVPPMPLFGHGYFTHVTGSTHKENGLRDVYTPEVHDRLVRRIHRKIEKNREVYERYEEHFTDDAEILVVSWGVTARPALGAVLRAREEGIKAGLFVPKTVHPFPGERMRELGKRARAILVPEMNLGQMILEVERYVNDDVLLKGINKIGGVPLTVEEILREIRGVA; encoded by the coding sequence ATGATAATCCGCGGTGACGAGCCGGAGCAGGTCAGGCTCCTTAGAAAGCTCTACAAGCCCGGCAACTACTTCATGCAGGGCAACGAGGCGGTCGCTTACGGCGCGCTCTTCGCCGGCTGTCGCTTCTACGCAGGCTACCCAATAACTCCGTCGAGCGAGATAGCGGAGACGATGGCGCGCGAGCTTCCTAAGCTCCACGGCTACTACCTCCAGATGGAGGACGAGATAGCGAGCATAGCCGCTATGATAGGTGCCTCGTGGACCGGATTCAAGGTCATGACGGCAACGGCCGGACCAGGGTTTAGCCTAATGCAGGAGAACCTTGGCTACGCTGTGATGACGGAGACGCCGCTCGTTCTCGTTGATGTCCAGAGGAGCGGACCGAGCACAGGACAGGCGACGAAAGGTGCCCAGGGCGACTTCTTCCAGGCCAGGTGGGGAACCCACGGCGACCACCCGATAGTCGCGCTCTCGCCGACCAGCGGACAGGACGCATTCTGGGAAACGATAAGGGCCTTCAACATCGCCGAAAGGCTTAGGACGCCTGTTGTGGTCCTCTTCGACGGGATTTTAGCTCACACGCGCGAGCTCGTCAAGATTCCCGACGTTGATGATGTGGAGATAACCTACCGCAAGCTTCCCGCCAACGAGGAGGAGGCCAGGCTTCCCTTCGGCGACCCGCACGGCGACGGCGTTCCTCCAATGCCCCTCTTCGGTCACGGCTACTTCACCCACGTCACCGGCTCGACCCACAAGGAGAACGGACTGAGGGACGTCTACACGCCGGAGGTCCACGACAGGCTCGTGAGGAGAATCCACCGGAAGATAGAGAAGAACCGCGAAGTTTACGAGAGGTACGAGGAGCACTTCACGGACGATGCCGAGATACTCGTCGTCAGCTGGGGAGTCACCGCAAGGCCAGCCCTCGGAGCCGTTCTCAGGGCGAGGGAGGAAGGGATAAAGGCCGGCCTCTTCGTGCCGAAGACCGTCCACCCGTTCCCCGGTGAGAGAATGAGGGAACTCGGAAAGCGCGCCAGGGCAATTCTCGTCCCGGAGATGAACCTCGGCCAGATGATTCTCGAGGTCGAGCGCTACGTCAACGACGACGTCCTGCTGAAGGGGATCAACAAGATCGGCGGTGTGCCCTTAACAGTTGAAGAGATTCTGCGCGAGATAAGGGGTGTTGCCTGA
- a CDS encoding 2-oxoglutarate ferredoxin oxidoreductase subunit delta, with translation MADVEGKTVVVKENYLVTGKAEGVVEIDVDTFLCKGCGICVEMCPRKVFEWSKELSEKGVHYPVPVHAEKCVKCKLCELLCPDFAIAVRW, from the coding sequence ATGGCAGATGTCGAAGGAAAGACCGTGGTCGTGAAGGAAAACTACCTCGTTACCGGGAAGGCGGAAGGGGTTGTTGAAATCGACGTGGACACTTTTCTCTGCAAGGGTTGTGGAATCTGCGTCGAGATGTGCCCGAGGAAGGTCTTCGAGTGGAGCAAGGAGCTGAGCGAGAAGGGCGTGCATTATCCGGTTCCGGTTCACGCCGAGAAGTGCGTCAAGTGCAAGCTCTGTGAGCTCCTCTGCCCGGACTTCGCCATCGCGGTAAGGTGGTGA
- a CDS encoding archaeosine biosynthesis radical SAM protein RaSEA produces MTYWTSEDNVAGKPGTALFIILPTIGCYRFRINQACYMCAYPTAAPKVRWSQDAIVDYVKEALKRIEGKKGPFAVRMFTSGSFLDNGELKPETRRRIFEILAKMDNVEEIVIESRSELVRYDAVKELAEIVPDKHFEVAIGLETANNDIADVSINKGNTFEDFVRAAEITHEAGARVKTYLLLKPIFLSERDGIEDVRESIIKAEPYTDTFSINITDIQKGTLYERLWEKGEYRPPWLWSAVEVIIWAKKRFPNKRILSDPVGAGSKRGPHNCLTDYDRAIGKAIKKFSATQDISYIENLKPECREKWSYIVENGLLDWQLITW; encoded by the coding sequence ATGACCTACTGGACGAGCGAGGACAACGTCGCTGGAAAGCCGGGAACGGCGCTCTTCATAATCCTCCCGACCATCGGCTGCTACCGCTTCAGGATTAACCAGGCCTGCTACATGTGCGCATATCCAACGGCCGCTCCCAAGGTTAGGTGGAGCCAGGACGCGATAGTGGACTACGTTAAAGAGGCCCTCAAGAGAATCGAGGGCAAAAAGGGCCCCTTCGCCGTGAGAATGTTCACCTCGGGTTCATTCCTCGACAACGGCGAGCTGAAGCCCGAGACGAGGAGGAGAATCTTTGAGATCTTGGCGAAGATGGACAACGTCGAGGAGATAGTCATAGAGAGCAGGAGCGAGCTGGTTCGCTACGATGCAGTCAAGGAGCTGGCCGAGATAGTCCCCGACAAGCACTTTGAGGTCGCTATCGGCCTCGAAACGGCCAACAATGATATAGCAGACGTCTCCATCAACAAGGGCAACACCTTCGAGGACTTCGTTAGGGCGGCGGAGATAACACACGAGGCAGGGGCGAGGGTCAAAACCTACCTCCTCCTCAAGCCCATCTTCCTGAGCGAGAGAGACGGTATAGAGGACGTCAGGGAGAGCATAATCAAAGCCGAGCCATACACGGACACCTTCTCGATAAACATAACGGACATTCAGAAGGGAACCCTCTACGAGAGGCTCTGGGAAAAAGGTGAATACCGCCCGCCCTGGCTCTGGAGTGCGGTCGAGGTCATTATCTGGGCTAAGAAGCGCTTCCCGAACAAGAGGATCCTCAGCGACCCCGTTGGGGCCGGTTCCAAAAGGGGCCCCCACAACTGTCTCACCGACTACGATAGGGCCATTGGAAAGGCAATAAAGAAGTTCTCCGCGACGCAGGACATCAGCTACATCGAGAACCTCAAGCCCGAGTGTCGCGAAAAGTGGAGCTACATCGTCGAGAACGGACTCTTGGACTGGCAACTGATAACCTGGTGA
- a CDS encoding type II toxin-antitoxin system VapC family toxin: protein MMSLFLDSNVFVEYFRGNQVAEQLVEKLFTGRYPLFINDVVYNEVLFMYLKHKTGKSYWDLKKHPELVKKAGNEFVDSILPLLAFPKFLDTTNEIIVEALTIVTTHGLLPSDALTLATAKYYGLDGIVTLDSDLLKVAPREGLSAISRAEDLR from the coding sequence ATGATGAGCTTGTTCCTTGACAGCAACGTGTTTGTTGAGTACTTTCGTGGGAACCAAGTGGCGGAGCAACTCGTTGAGAAACTGTTTACGGGGAGATACCCCCTTTTCATAAACGACGTTGTTTACAACGAAGTGCTGTTTATGTACCTTAAACACAAAACTGGCAAGAGCTACTGGGATCTAAAAAAGCACCCGGAGCTGGTTAAAAAGGCAGGTAACGAATTCGTGGACTCCATATTGCCTCTTCTTGCGTTTCCTAAGTTTCTGGACACAACGAACGAAATAATTGTGGAGGCACTTACGATTGTAACAACCCACGGCCTTCTCCCAAGCGACGCTTTAACCCTCGCAACTGCAAAATACTATGGACTCGATGGCATAGTAACCCTCGATTCCGACCTGCTCAAGGTCGCACCACGCGAGGGCCTCTCGGCGATTTCAAGAGCTGAGGACCTGAGGTGA
- the surE gene encoding 5'/3'-nucleotidase SurE, with protein sequence MRILLTNDDGIYSNGLRAAVKALSELGEVYVVAPLFQRSASGRAMTLHRPIRAKRVNVPGAKIAYGIDGTPTDCVIFAIARFGDFDLAVSGINLGENLSTEITVSGTASAAIEAATHGIPSIAISLEVEWKKTLGEGEGIDFSVSAHFLRKIATAVLEKGLPEGVDMLNVNVPSDASEETGIAITRLARKRYSPTIEERIDPKGNPYYWIVGRLVQEFEPGTDAYALKVERKVSVTPINIDMTARVDFENLQRLLSL encoded by the coding sequence ATGAGAATCCTCCTCACCAACGACGACGGCATCTATTCCAACGGTCTGCGCGCGGCGGTGAAGGCCCTGAGCGAGCTCGGCGAGGTCTATGTCGTTGCTCCGCTCTTCCAGAGGAGCGCGAGCGGTCGGGCGATGACCCTCCACAGGCCGATAAGGGCCAAGCGCGTGAACGTCCCCGGCGCGAAGATAGCGTATGGCATAGACGGAACACCGACCGACTGCGTGATTTTTGCCATCGCCCGCTTCGGCGACTTTGATCTGGCGGTCAGCGGGATAAACCTCGGCGAGAACCTCAGCACGGAGATAACCGTCTCCGGAACGGCCTCGGCGGCGATAGAGGCTGCCACCCACGGGATTCCAAGTATAGCCATAAGCCTTGAGGTCGAGTGGAAGAAGACCCTCGGCGAGGGGGAGGGGATTGACTTCTCGGTTTCAGCACACTTCCTGAGGAAAATAGCAACGGCGGTCCTTGAGAAGGGCCTGCCTGAAGGGGTGGACATGCTCAACGTGAACGTCCCTAGCGACGCCAGCGAGGAAACAGGCATAGCGATAACGCGCCTCGCGAGGAAGCGCTATTCTCCGACGATAGAGGAGAGGATAGACCCCAAGGGCAACCCCTACTACTGGATCGTTGGCAGGCTCGTCCAGGAGTTCGAGCCGGGCACGGACGCCTACGCTCTGAAAGTCGAGAGAAAGGTCAGCGTCACGCCCATAAACATCGACATGACTGCGAGGGTTGACTTTGAGAACCTTCAAAGGCTTCTGAGCCTGTGA
- the ftsY gene encoding signal recognition particle-docking protein FtsY, with protein sequence MFGKLKEKLGSFVEKVSQTEISEKDVENALWDLEIELLEADVALETVEELKERIKEKLVGQKVKIGTNKKAIVEEAVREAVLEVLTPEKRIDLLEMIRSKEEKPFVIAFVGFNGSGKTTTIAKLAHWLKKNGLSVVIAASDTFRAGAIEQVEEHAKRVGVKVIKHSYGADPAAVAYDAIQHAKARGVDVVLIDTAGRNELNRNLMDEMKKIVRVTKPDLVIFVGDSLAGNAVVEQAKQFNEAVKIDGVILTKLDADARGGAALSISHAIGAPILFVGVGQGYDDLKPFDEKWFVERIFGEG encoded by the coding sequence ATGTTCGGAAAGCTGAAAGAGAAGTTAGGCTCATTCGTGGAGAAGGTTTCCCAGACCGAGATAAGCGAGAAGGACGTCGAGAACGCCCTCTGGGACCTGGAGATAGAGCTCCTCGAGGCGGACGTTGCACTTGAGACCGTCGAGGAGCTGAAGGAGAGAATAAAGGAAAAGCTCGTTGGCCAGAAGGTCAAGATAGGAACCAACAAGAAGGCCATAGTTGAGGAGGCCGTCCGCGAGGCCGTCCTGGAGGTTCTCACGCCCGAGAAAAGGATTGACCTCCTGGAGATGATACGCTCCAAGGAGGAGAAGCCCTTCGTCATAGCCTTCGTCGGCTTCAACGGGAGCGGGAAAACAACAACCATAGCCAAGCTCGCCCACTGGCTCAAGAAGAACGGTCTGAGCGTTGTCATAGCGGCGAGCGATACATTCAGAGCAGGGGCAATAGAGCAGGTCGAGGAGCACGCGAAGCGCGTTGGGGTGAAGGTCATAAAGCACTCCTACGGCGCCGACCCGGCGGCGGTGGCCTACGACGCGATCCAGCACGCGAAGGCCAGGGGTGTTGATGTCGTCCTCATAGACACCGCCGGGAGGAACGAGCTGAACAGGAACCTCATGGACGAGATGAAGAAGATAGTCCGCGTTACCAAACCAGACCTTGTCATCTTCGTGGGCGACAGTTTGGCGGGCAACGCGGTGGTGGAGCAGGCCAAGCAGTTCAACGAAGCCGTTAAGATAGACGGGGTGATCCTCACCAAGCTCGATGCGGACGCGAGGGGCGGTGCGGCGCTGAGCATAAGCCACGCGATTGGGGCGCCGATACTCTTCGTCGGCGTCGGCCAGGGCTACGACGACTTAAAGCCCTTCGACGAGAAGTGGTTCGTGGAGAGGATTTTTGGGGAGGGGTGA
- a CDS encoding BMP family lipoprotein, whose translation MKRWLSLFLIGLLAISVVASGCISPGGEESTKGAIAIVYDVGGRGDLSFNDMAYLGAKRAAEEFNLDLVEMQSNSEDDYVKNLETLAAQKKYLVIIAVGFMMTDAVKQVADEYPDQKFAIIDGYIPDKDNVMSILFKENEGSALVGALAGLIAANDGKDKVGIVLGMEIPVLYKFEAGYRFGVKWAEDYYKQKEGKDVAIDVLYQYTGTFNDAAKGKAAARAQLAQGAWVIYQVAGGTGLGVFDAVAEVLDSQGKKMGPPFAIGVDSAQDWIKPGVIIASMMKRVDVGVYTAVKDAVEGNFKGGIVELGLKEGGVGISTVDDVMAMFDSLPEDTQQQKLKDLGFNSRDELKQYLEQTRAQVPDWVWDAVKELQDKIVAGVIKVPAPMDQEGIQKVREAKTWQEMMELAS comes from the coding sequence ATGAAAAGGTGGTTGAGTCTGTTTTTAATCGGCCTTCTGGCCATAAGCGTCGTGGCCAGCGGCTGCATTTCCCCCGGTGGAGAGGAATCCACCAAGGGCGCCATCGCCATCGTCTATGACGTCGGTGGCAGGGGTGACCTGAGCTTCAACGACATGGCCTATCTCGGTGCCAAGAGGGCGGCCGAGGAGTTCAACCTTGACCTGGTTGAGATGCAGAGCAACAGCGAGGACGACTACGTGAAGAACCTCGAGACCCTCGCCGCCCAGAAGAAGTACCTCGTCATAATCGCGGTCGGCTTCATGATGACCGACGCTGTCAAGCAGGTCGCCGACGAGTACCCCGACCAGAAGTTTGCAATCATCGACGGCTACATTCCCGACAAGGACAACGTTATGAGCATTCTCTTTAAGGAGAACGAGGGTTCCGCCCTCGTCGGTGCTCTCGCTGGTCTCATAGCGGCCAACGACGGCAAGGACAAGGTGGGAATCGTTCTCGGAATGGAGATACCGGTTCTCTACAAGTTCGAGGCTGGCTACCGCTTCGGCGTTAAGTGGGCCGAGGACTACTACAAGCAGAAGGAGGGCAAGGACGTTGCCATAGACGTCCTTTACCAGTACACCGGAACCTTCAACGACGCCGCCAAGGGTAAAGCCGCCGCCAGGGCCCAGCTCGCCCAGGGTGCCTGGGTCATCTACCAGGTGGCTGGAGGCACCGGCCTCGGCGTCTTCGATGCGGTTGCGGAGGTCCTCGACTCGCAGGGCAAGAAGATGGGACCGCCCTTCGCGATAGGCGTTGACTCCGCCCAGGACTGGATAAAGCCGGGAGTCATAATAGCCAGCATGATGAAGCGCGTTGACGTCGGTGTCTACACCGCCGTCAAGGACGCCGTCGAGGGCAACTTCAAGGGTGGCATAGTCGAGCTTGGCCTCAAGGAGGGCGGCGTTGGGATAAGCACCGTCGATGACGTCATGGCGATGTTCGACTCCCTGCCTGAGGACACCCAGCAGCAGAAGCTCAAGGATCTCGGCTTCAACAGCAGGGACGAGCTCAAGCAGTACCTCGAGCAGACCAGGGCCCAGGTTCCCGACTGGGTATGGGACGCCGTCAAGGAGCTCCAGGACAAGATAGTCGCCGGCGTCATTAAAGTGCCCGCCCCGATGGACCAGGAGGGCATCCAGAAGGTCAGAGAAGCCAAGACCTGGCAGGAAATGATGGAGCTAGCCAGCTGA